In one Deltaproteobacteria bacterium genomic region, the following are encoded:
- a CDS encoding SH3 domain-containing protein, with protein sequence MFIKLGLLMSLILPWSCSNDDQAAKEPVSTEAKAPDAPGADSGEGVAKPAGVGTVEAVAASAEKSEPATDVAKDAVPSPVAAFIVKPKQLNVRKGPSTDDPVVRKLNQGDKVEALSCEKSWCKIAESEFVSERFLKKAK encoded by the coding sequence ATGTTTATCAAGCTAGGACTGTTAATGTCGTTGATTCTGCCCTGGTCTTGCTCAAATGATGACCAAGCGGCAAAGGAACCAGTGTCCACTGAGGCCAAAGCCCCCGATGCGCCGGGAGCTGATTCGGGGGAAGGCGTTGCAAAGCCAGCAGGTGTGGGTACTGTTGAGGCAGTTGCCGCCAGTGCGGAGAAGAGCGAACCTGCGACTGATGTTGCTAAAGATGCCGTTCCGAGTCCTGTAGCTGCCTTCATAGTGAAGCCAAAGCAGTTAAATGTCAGGAAGGGTCCGAGCACTGACGATCCGGTAGTCCGCAAATTGAACCAGGGCGATAAAGTCGAGGCGCTTAGTTGTGAGAAGAGTTGGTGCAAGATCGCCGAGAGTGAGTTTGTTTCGGAGCGATTCCTGAAGAAGGCAAAGTGA
- a CDS encoding 50S ribosomal protein L17 — protein sequence MRHLNGYRKLGRESSHRRAMLRNMATSLVLHERIETTVPKAKELRGIVDRMITLGKRGDLHARRQAAGYLFNDDAVSKVFGDLAERFKNRPGGYTRILKKGFRFGDGADMAFLELVDYAVAGTESAEKPKAKPKSKNPGK from the coding sequence ATGCGTCACCTGAACGGATATCGGAAATTAGGTCGGGAGTCCTCCCACAGGAGGGCTATGCTGAGAAACATGGCTACGTCGTTAGTGCTTCACGAGCGTATTGAGACTACGGTGCCTAAGGCTAAGGAACTGCGCGGTATCGTGGATCGAATGATTACCCTAGGTAAGAGGGGCGATCTCCACGCACGTCGTCAAGCGGCAGGTTACCTGTTTAATGACGATGCAGTGTCAAAAGTGTTCGGCGATCTCGCTGAGCGTTTCAAGAATCGTCCAGGCGGTTACACTAGGATTCTAAAGAAGGGTTTTCGGTTTGGCGATGGCGCCGACATGGCATTTCTTGAGTTGGTTGATTACGCGGTTGCCGGTACGGAATCTGCTGAGAAGCCGAAGGCTAAGCCTAAGTCGAAAAACCCCGGTAAGTGA
- the lptG gene encoding LPS export ABC transporter permease LptG — translation MTLFFYILRDYLKFVIGTVILTVFLFVLFDAIHKSSKDFAEYNPSAILIFRFYLYQIPSQIVQALPIAALLASVITMILMSRTNEVTAMRAAGMGAWQIGRPLVFGGLGLSLLSILVGELWAPRLARLVHHIQEVEIQGRRDDQISSAVKWVRSGNRLFNFQEYDPIRQTLNRIQVVQLQKNFRPESSIHADVAEYQTVSNSWVIEGIKSIDFRRNGEVDRVHFDGAAVMALPIDPSKLKKDRRKPNEMSFVELRELVDRGDKSGVDTVPFRVELQGKVAYPFAAFVVSLIGLKFGYRSERSTETARGVLMAFFVGISYWFVMSAARALGLQGALSPIIAAWTPNLVILSIIALDAWISRKQ, via the coding sequence ATGACTTTATTTTTCTATATATTGCGCGACTATTTGAAGTTCGTGATTGGAACCGTCATCCTGACAGTGTTTCTGTTTGTACTATTCGATGCCATTCATAAGTCATCCAAGGATTTCGCTGAATATAACCCTTCGGCAATACTGATTTTTCGTTTTTATCTTTATCAGATACCATCACAGATAGTGCAAGCTCTGCCGATCGCCGCACTTTTGGCGTCGGTCATCACGATGATACTGATGAGTCGCACCAACGAAGTCACAGCCATGCGTGCTGCTGGAATGGGAGCATGGCAGATAGGAAGACCACTAGTTTTCGGTGGGTTGGGCCTAAGTTTGTTATCAATTTTAGTTGGCGAGTTATGGGCACCTCGCTTGGCGCGTTTGGTTCATCATATCCAGGAAGTGGAGATCCAAGGTCGGAGAGATGACCAAATCTCCTCGGCAGTTAAGTGGGTGCGTAGCGGTAACCGACTTTTTAATTTTCAGGAATACGATCCTATTCGGCAGACCTTAAATCGGATTCAGGTGGTTCAGTTACAGAAAAACTTTCGACCTGAAAGCTCCATTCACGCTGACGTGGCTGAATATCAAACGGTGTCAAACTCCTGGGTTATCGAGGGTATCAAAAGTATCGACTTCCGTCGCAATGGAGAGGTCGACCGAGTACATTTCGATGGGGCTGCGGTGATGGCACTACCCATAGATCCCAGTAAGTTGAAAAAAGATCGACGTAAACCGAACGAGATGAGTTTTGTTGAACTTCGAGAATTGGTGGATCGCGGGGATAAGTCCGGTGTTGATACAGTCCCTTTTCGGGTCGAGTTACAGGGTAAAGTGGCATATCCGTTTGCAGCATTTGTTGTGAGCCTTATCGGACTTAAGTTTGGTTATCGCTCCGAGCGTAGCACTGAGACCGCCAGAGGGGTGCTGATGGCGTTCTTTGTAGGTATTAGCTACTGGTTTGTGATGAGTGCGGCTAGAGCTTTAGGACTGCAAGGTGCGCTGAGCCCAATCATTGCAGCTTGGACACCCAACTTGGTGATCCTGAGTATCATTGCCCTAGACGCTTGGATTAGTCGCAAGCAGTGA